A genomic stretch from Gemmatimonadaceae bacterium includes:
- a CDS encoding 50S ribosomal protein L11 methyltransferase, with translation MSDSLAEREDRPWLAVRVEPSADPQAVVDALFAAGSLGVQEDGAAIVTHFPPGTSASAIEAVVHERDPAARVTTGPAPAMDWSAWRASVGAHQLGDITIAPPWLAGESRGGLEVVIDPAMAFGTGEHATTRGVVRLMQRLPRMPDVVADLGAGSAVLSICAAKLGAKRIAAIELDPDAIGNAEENVAANSAAESVRVLEGDAAVLLPLVSPVGLVLANIISSILLELLPLIRDSLVAGGHAILSGILVDERPMMVDAIASEGFEIVAEDTEEGWWSVLIERAL, from the coding sequence GTGAGCGACTCGCTGGCCGAGCGCGAGGACAGACCCTGGCTCGCCGTTCGTGTGGAGCCGTCGGCCGATCCGCAGGCGGTGGTGGACGCGCTGTTCGCGGCCGGGTCGCTCGGGGTACAGGAAGACGGCGCGGCGATCGTCACCCATTTTCCGCCCGGCACTTCCGCGTCGGCGATCGAGGCCGTGGTTCATGAGCGCGATCCCGCCGCTCGCGTCACGACCGGTCCCGCTCCGGCAATGGATTGGAGCGCATGGCGCGCGTCGGTTGGCGCGCATCAGCTCGGCGACATTACGATCGCGCCACCTTGGCTCGCCGGCGAGTCGCGCGGCGGACTCGAGGTAGTGATCGATCCGGCGATGGCGTTCGGCACCGGAGAGCATGCTACGACTCGCGGAGTAGTGCGCCTGATGCAGCGTCTGCCGCGAATGCCCGACGTCGTCGCTGATCTCGGCGCGGGAAGCGCCGTTCTCTCCATTTGTGCGGCGAAGCTCGGAGCGAAGCGGATTGCGGCCATCGAGCTGGATCCGGATGCAATCGGCAACGCCGAGGAGAACGTCGCAGCCAACAGTGCGGCCGAAAGCGTGCGCGTGCTGGAGGGCGACGCGGCGGTGCTTCTGCCGCTCGTCTCCCCTGTCGGGCTGGTGCTGGCCAACATTATCTCGTCCATTCTTCTCGAGCTGCTGCCGCTGATACGCGATTCTCTGGTCGCGGGCGGACACGCGATCCTCTCCGGGATTCTCGTGGACGAGAGGCCGATGATGGTGGACGCGATCGCCAGCGAAGGATTCGAGATTGTTGCCGAAGACACCGAGGAGGGATGGTGGAGCGTTCTGATCGAGCGAGCGCTGTAA
- a CDS encoding RsmE family RNA methyltransferase: MVERSDRASAVTFFSHDAFVVGTTVSLNDEAAQHVRVLRIGAGEPVALRDGHGNAASGVLARVAKRSLTVDVTDVWQIADLPPVHLMVPVADRDRMLYLAEKSTELCATTWRPVMWRRSRSVGPAGDGPAFQSRLRGRMVAALTQSGGGWLPQIHPSAPVGRAIAAAPEGVRILLDALADTPLIGIPLDGPVVIAIGPEGGLDARERDEMVAAGFQPASLVGATLRFETAGIAALAIVRARLGNGTGARDPMAQHTGEAS; the protein is encoded by the coding sequence ATGGTGGAGCGTTCTGATCGAGCGAGCGCTGTAACATTTTTTTCGCACGACGCGTTCGTTGTGGGGACGACGGTCTCCCTCAACGACGAAGCGGCGCAGCATGTGCGCGTTCTCCGGATCGGAGCGGGCGAGCCGGTGGCGCTGCGCGACGGGCATGGCAACGCGGCGAGCGGAGTTCTGGCCCGCGTCGCCAAGCGGTCGCTCACGGTGGATGTCACGGACGTGTGGCAGATTGCCGATCTGCCTCCGGTTCATCTGATGGTTCCAGTCGCGGACAGAGACCGGATGCTCTATCTCGCCGAGAAATCCACCGAGCTCTGCGCGACGACATGGCGTCCTGTGATGTGGCGCCGCTCGCGCAGTGTCGGTCCGGCTGGCGATGGTCCCGCATTCCAGTCGCGGCTGCGAGGCAGGATGGTCGCGGCGCTTACCCAATCGGGCGGAGGATGGTTGCCGCAGATTCATCCCTCGGCTCCCGTCGGGCGGGCCATCGCGGCGGCACCCGAGGGCGTCCGGATCCTGCTCGATGCATTGGCCGATACGCCGCTTATCGGCATCCCGCTCGACGGACCGGTCGTCATCGCGATCGGCCCGGAAGGCGGTCTCGATGCGCGCGAGCGCGACGAGATGGTGGCGGCCGGATTCCAGCCCGCATCCCTCGTCGGTGCGACGCTGCGGTTCGAGACAGCGGGCATCGCCGCGCTGGCGATCGTTCGCGCGCGGCTGGGCAACGGAACGGGAGCGCGCGATCCAATGGCTCAACACACCGGGGAGGCTTCCTGA
- the rpsU gene encoding 30S ribosomal protein S21 translates to MSEVIIHDDENFERALKRFKKKCEKAGILSDLRKHRHYEKPSERRKRKLNTAMRKNRRTRRV, encoded by the coding sequence TTGTCGGAAGTCATAATTCATGACGACGAGAACTTTGAGCGCGCGCTTAAGCGCTTCAAGAAGAAGTGCGAGAAGGCGGGCATTCTTTCCGATCTTCGCAAGCATCGTCATTACGAGAAGCCGAGCGAGCGCCGTAAGCGCAAGCTGAATACGGCGATGCGCAAGAACCGTCGGACTCGGCGGGTCTGA
- a CDS encoding GatB/YqeY domain-containing protein — protein MSELFARLQGDLNASRKAQDKPATLLLGTVLSEVKNRRIEMRKDPADSDVVDVLRKAIKKRRESVEMYDKAGRGDLADKERAEASALEKYLPPAVSDDELRAAVQAAIAAGAGNIGAVMGKVLPQFKGRAEGGTINAIAREELGKQG, from the coding sequence ATGTCCGAGCTTTTCGCGCGGTTGCAGGGTGACCTGAATGCCTCGCGAAAAGCGCAGGACAAGCCGGCCACGCTGCTCCTCGGGACGGTCCTGTCGGAGGTCAAGAACCGCCGCATCGAGATGCGGAAGGACCCCGCGGACTCGGACGTGGTGGACGTGTTGCGGAAGGCAATAAAAAAGCGTCGCGAGTCGGTCGAGATGTATGATAAGGCCGGCCGCGGCGACCTCGCTGACAAAGAGAGAGCGGAAGCCTCGGCTCTCGAGAAGTATCTTCCTCCCGCGGTGAGCGACGATGAGCTGAGGGCCGCGGTTCAGGCGGCGATAGCGGCTGGCGCGGGTAACATCGGCGCCGTGATGGGCAAGGTCCTCCCTCAGTTCAAGGGACGGGCGGAAGGCGGAACGATCAACGCGATCGCACGCGAGGAGCTCGGCAAGCAGGGGTGA
- a CDS encoding histidine triad nucleotide-binding protein yields MSDNCLFCRIVSGDIPAAIVSETDDAIAFRDINPVAPVHVIVVPRRHVDSLDATDDEALLGKLMAFAALIARQEGISEGGYRTVANTNADGGQSVDHLHLHVIGGRRMAWPPG; encoded by the coding sequence ATGTCGGACAACTGTCTGTTCTGCCGGATCGTCAGCGGTGACATACCGGCTGCCATTGTCTCCGAGACCGATGATGCGATCGCCTTCCGGGACATCAACCCTGTCGCTCCGGTTCACGTTATCGTAGTCCCGCGGCGCCATGTGGACTCGCTTGATGCGACCGATGACGAAGCGCTCCTCGGGAAGCTGATGGCGTTCGCCGCGCTGATCGCGCGGCAGGAAGGCATCTCCGAGGGCGGCTATCGTACGGTTGCGAACACGAACGCCGACGGCGGGCAGTCAGTGGACCATCTCCACCTTCACGTCATTGGCGGGCGCCGTATGGCCTGGCCTCCGGGATGA